In a single window of the Anabas testudineus chromosome 19, fAnaTes1.2, whole genome shotgun sequence genome:
- the nploc4 gene encoding nuclear protein localization protein 4 homolog, giving the protein MADNIIIRVQSPDGMKKIPSTKRETAAAFLKKVAKEFGFNSNGFSVYQNRNKTGEILSQNKTLSLLKIKHGDMLFLFPSGSSTSSGEVMDTATPHTSSSLPSVPSSSASSSSSFIPRSFSAPHVQEDEIDQYLTKQDGKIYRNRDPQLCRHGALGKCVHCVPLEPFDEDYLNHLDPPVKHMSFHAYLRKLTGGADKGKFAALENISCKIKSGCEGHPPWPEGICTKCQPSAITLNRQKYRHVDNIMFENHTIADRFLDFWRKTGSQRMGYLYGRYTEHTDIPLGIRAEVAAIYEPPQNATQNSLELLEDPKAAAVDETAAKLGLCKVGWIFTDLLSEDTRIGTVRYSRNKDSYYLSAEECITAGYFQNQHSNPCRLSRDGHFGSKFVTVVATGGPDNQVHFEGYQVSNQCMALVRDECLLPCKDAPELGYAKESSPEQYVPDVFYKDKDKFGNDVTFLARPLPVEYLIIDITTTFPKDPQYTFCSTQRFPIENRDILGETQDFHSLATYLSQCTSSAFLGIVSDFHLLLFLVTNEVMPLRDSIGLLLDAVKTSNEDLAQTWKKSEQWATIEQLCSTVGGQPSSSLGYGAMGGPSVPASSSAMWSCLHCTFMNQPGTEHCEMCSLPRS; this is encoded by the exons ATGGCTGACAATATC ATCATCAGGGTACAGTCCCCAGATGGGATGAAGAAAATTCCTTCCACCAAAAGGGAGACCGCTGCTGCTTTTTTGAAGAAG GTGGCCAAAGAGTTCGGGTTCAATTCCAATGGGTTTTCTGTTTATCAGAACCGAAACAAGACCGGAGAGATCCTTTCCCAGAACAAAACCCTCAGCCTTCTTAAGATCAA GCATGGCGACAtgctctttctgtttccttcagGATCCTCTACCTCCTCTGGGGAGGTGATGGACACAGCAACCCCTCACACATCTTCATCACTACCATCTGTCCCATCATCTTctgcatcttcatcatcctccttCATCCCTCGGTCCTTCTCAGCACCCCATGTGCAGGAGGATGAGATAGATCAGTATTTGACCAAGCAGGATGGCAAAATCTACAGGAACAGAGATCCACAGCT ATGTCGCCATGGTGCTCTTGGAAAATGTGTGCACTGTGTACCATTAGAG ccTTTTGATGAAGACTACCTTAATCACCTCGATCCACCAGTGAAGCACATGTCATTCCACGCATACCTTCGCAAGCTGACCGGTGGAGCTGATAA AGGGAAGTTTGCAGCTTTGGAGAACATCAGCTGTAAGATCAAGTCAGGCTGTGAGGGTCACCCTCCCTGGCCAGAGGGGATCTGCACCAAGTGTCAGCCCAGTGCCATAACACTGAACAGACAG AAATACAGACATGTGGACAACATCATGTTTGAGAACCACACCATTGCTGACCGCTTTCTGGACTTCTGGAGGAAGACGGGCAGTCAGAGGATGGGATACTTGTACGGCAGATACACTGAGCACACAGACATCCCACTGGGCATCAGAGCTGAGGTGGCTGCCATCTACGAGCCCCCACAG AATGCCACTCAGAACAGCCTGGAACTGTTGGAGGATCccaaagctgcagcagtggatGAAACTGCTGCCAAACTGGGCCTGTGCAAG GTGGGTTGGATCTTCACTGACCTGCTCTCTGAGGATACAAGAATAGGCACAGTTCGCTACTCAAGAAACAAG GACTCGTACTACCTGAGCGCAGAGGAGTGCATCACAGCAGGATACTTCCAGAATCAGCATTCGAACCCTTGCAGACTTTCTCGAGATGGACATTTTGGCTCCAAATTTGTGACAGTGGTGGCAACAG GTGGTCCAGATAACCAAGTACACTTTGAAGGATACCAGGTGTCCAATCAGTGCATGGCTCTGGTGAGAGACGAGTGCCTACTGCCCTGCAAAGACGCTCCAGAACTGGGCTACGCTAAAGAGTCCAGCCCCGAGCAGTATGTACCAGATGTTTTCTACAAG GACAAGGACAAGTTTGGAAATGATGTCACGTTTCTAGCCCGGCCTCTTCCTGTGGAGTACCTTATCATAGAT attACTACTACTTTTCCAAAGGATCCTCAGTACACCTTCTGCTCCACACAACGCTTCCCCATTGAGAACCGAGATATCCTTGGAGAGACACAA GATTTCCACAGTTTAGCAACATACCTGTCCCAGTGCACCTCCTCTGCATTCTTGGGTATCGTGTCAGACTTCcatctgctcctcttcctcgtcaCCAATGAGGTCATGCCTCTGAGA gaCAGCATCGGGCTGCTACTAGATGCAGTGAAGACTTCTAATGAGGATCTGGCACAGACCTGGAAGAAGTCAGAGCAGTGGGCCACCATCGAACAGTTGTGCA GTACTGTAGGTGGGCAGCCCTCCAGCTCTCTGGGTTACGGGGCCATGGGCGGCCCCTCAGTTCCCGCCTCCTCGTCCGCCATGTGGTCCTGCCTCCATTGCACCTTCATGAACCAACCTGGCACAGAGCACTGTGAAATGTGCAGCCTGCCCCGCAGTTAA
- the pde6gb gene encoding phosphodiesterase 6G, cGMP-specific, rod, gamma, paralog b produces MNLEPPKAEIKSATRVTGGPATPRKGPPKFKQRQTRQFKSKPPKKGVQGFGDDIPGMEGLGTDITVICPWEAFNHLELHELAQYGII; encoded by the exons ATGAATCTCGAGCCACCCAAAGCTGAGATCAAGTCGGCCACCCGGGTCACTGGAGGCCCCGCCACCCCACGCAAGGGCCCACCCAAGTTCAAACAGAGGCAGACCCGTCAGTTCAAGAGCAAGCCTCCAAAGAAGGGAGTCCAGGG gTTTGGTGACGATATCCCTGGAATGGAGGGCTTAGGCACAG ACATCACTGTCATTTGCCCGTGGGAGGCCTTCAATCACCTGGAGCTGCATGAGCTGGCCCAGTACGGCATCATCTGA
- the oxld1 gene encoding oxidoreductase-like domain-containing protein 1 isoform X1 encodes MLASGVKAVRSSSSLKKLCILRHGFCHFHQQSWRRGLHSGTVLCLSTGADSTPPAILTDSSESTESSHSTPAWSPQQGPPPAPTHCCMSGCHNCVWIEHAEQLLTYYNDGSERALAAVEENVLDENLKTYLKMEIRLLKNK; translated from the exons ATGTTGGCTTCAGGTGTAAAGGCGGTGAGGTCGTCGTCATCTTTAAAGAAG CTGTGCATCCTCAGACATGGTTTCTGTCATTTCCATCAACAGTCCTGGAGGAGAGGTCTGCACAGTGGGACCGTTCTCTGCCTGTCCACTGGAGCAGATTCAACTCCCCCTGCTATACTGACTGACTCCTCTGAGAGCACTGAATCCAGTCACAGTACCCCTGCCTGGTCTCCTCAGCAGGGTCCGCCGCCTGCACCCACCCACTGCTGCATGAGTGGCTGTCATAACTGTGTGTGGATCGAACATGCGGAGCAGCTGCTGACGTACTATAATGATGGAAGCGAGCGAGCGCTTGCTGCTGTTGAGGAAAACGTCCTCGACGAGAACCTTAAAACCTACCTAAAGATGGAGATTAGACTCTTGAAAAACAAGTGA
- the oxld1 gene encoding oxidoreductase-like domain-containing protein 1 isoform X2, producing the protein MLASGVKAVRSSSSLKKSWRRGLHSGTVLCLSTGADSTPPAILTDSSESTESSHSTPAWSPQQGPPPAPTHCCMSGCHNCVWIEHAEQLLTYYNDGSERALAAVEENVLDENLKTYLKMEIRLLKNK; encoded by the exons ATGTTGGCTTCAGGTGTAAAGGCGGTGAGGTCGTCGTCATCTTTAAAGAAG TCCTGGAGGAGAGGTCTGCACAGTGGGACCGTTCTCTGCCTGTCCACTGGAGCAGATTCAACTCCCCCTGCTATACTGACTGACTCCTCTGAGAGCACTGAATCCAGTCACAGTACCCCTGCCTGGTCTCCTCAGCAGGGTCCGCCGCCTGCACCCACCCACTGCTGCATGAGTGGCTGTCATAACTGTGTGTGGATCGAACATGCGGAGCAGCTGCTGACGTACTATAATGATGGAAGCGAGCGAGCGCTTGCTGCTGTTGAGGAAAACGTCCTCGACGAGAACCTTAAAACCTACCTAAAGATGGAGATTAGACTCTTGAAAAACAAGTGA